One region of Mus musculus strain C57BL/6J chromosome 3, GRCm38.p6 C57BL/6J genomic DNA includes:
- the Arl14 gene encoding ADP-ribosylation factor-like protein 14: MGLLNSKNPQSKQAHILLLGLDSAGKSTLLYRLKFAETLSTIPTIGFNVEMVQLQSSLTLTVWDVGGQEKMRTVWDCYCENAQGLMYVVDCSEGKKRLEDSRKEFKHILKNEHIKNTPVVILANKQDLPGALSAEDITRMFKVKKLCSNRNWYVQPCCAVTGEGLDDGFRKLTEFLKSYRRTRETLAIFKQK, encoded by the coding sequence ATGGGTCTGCTGAATTCTAAAAACCCCCAAAGCAAGCAAGCCCACATTCTTCTCCTCGGACTTGACTCAGCTGGGAAATCTACTCTGCTTTACCGGTTAAAGTTTGCTGAGACTCTCTCAACCATCCCAACCATCGGCTTCAACGTGGAAATGGTCCAGCTGCAGAGCAGTCTCACACTCACCGTGTGGGATGTTGGAGGACAGGAGAAGATGCGAACAGTCTGGGACTGCTACTGTGAGAACGCTCAAGGGCTGATGTACGTGGTGGACTGTTCCGAAGGCAAAAAGCGACTGGAAGACTCTCGCAAAGAGTTCAAACACATTTTGAAGAACGAGCACATCAAAAACACACCGGTCGTCATACTGGCCAACAAACAGGACTTGCCGGGAGCTCTGAGCGCCGAAGACATCACCAGGATGTTCAAGGTGAAGAAGCTGTGCAGCAACCGGAACTGGTATGTGCAACCCTGCTGTGCGGTCACTGGAGAAGGGCTGGATGACGGGTTCAGGAAATTAACCGAGTTTCTGAAAAGCTACCGAAGGACAAGAGAGACCTTAGCAATCTTCAAGCAGAAATGA